DNA from Massilia sp. KIM:
CGGTCGTTCTTCTCGATCGCCACCTTGTCCACGGTCGAGACCAGGGCGTTCACGGTCTTGATCGAATCCTGCATCTTCATCGGCGTGTGGCAGGGGTCGTGGTACATGTAGCGGGTGCCGTTCACGCCTTCCAGCTTGACCCCTTTCTCGAGCAGGTATTCGTGGATATCCATGATGCGGCAGCCCGGGAAGATCTTCTCGAACTCGTAGGTCGCGAGCTGGTCGTAGCAGGTGCCGCAGGACACCAGCACGGTCTTGATGTCGAGGTAGTTGAGCGTGTTGGCCATGCGGTGGAACAGCACGCGGTTATCCGTCATCATCTTGTCGGCCATGTCGTACTGGCCGGCGCCGCGCTGCGGATAGCCGCAGCACAGGTAGCCCGGCGGCAGCACGGTCTGCACGCCCACTTCCCACAGCATGGCCTGGGTGGCCAGGCCCACCTGCGAGAACAGGCGCTCCGAGCCGCAGCCGGGGAAGTAGAACACGGCTTCGGTGTCGGCCGTGGTCTTCCTGGGGTTGCGGATGATCGGGATGACCTTGTCGTCCTCGATGTCGAGCAGGGCGCGCGCGGTCTTCTTCGGCAAGTTGCCCGGCATCTTCTTGTTCACGAAGTGGATCACCTGCTCGCGGATCGGCGCCTTGCCGGTGGTCGGGGGCGGGGCCTTGGTCTGCTCCTTGGACACCGCCTTGAGCACGCTCGCGCCCAGGCGCTGGGCCTTGTAGCCCAGGTCGACCATGGCCTTGCGGGTGGCGTTGATGGTGGTCGGGTCGGTCGCGTTCAGGAAGAACATGGCGGCGCGGTTGGCCGGCTTGAAGCTGCGCTTGTCCATCTTGCGCAGCAGGTTACGCATGTTCATCGAGACGTCGCCGAAGTCGATGTTCACCGGGCAGGGCGTCACGCACTTGTGACACACGGTGCAGTGGTCGGACACGTCCTCGAACTCTTCCCAATGGCGGATCGAGACGCCGCGCCGGGTCTGTTCTTCGTAGAGGAAGGCTTCGATCAGGGCCGAGGTGGCGAGGATCTTGTCGCGCGGCGAGTACAGCAGGTTCGCTTGCGGCACGTGGGTGGTGCAGACCGGCTTGCACTTGCCGCAGCGCAGGCAGTCCTTGATGCTGTTGGCGATCTCGCCGATGTCGCTCTGCTGCATGATCAGCGACTCGTGGCCCATCAGGCCGAAGGACGGCGTGTAGGCGTTGCGCAGGTCGGCGTGGGCGCCTTCGAGGTTGAGCAGCTTGCCCTTGTTGAAGCGCCCTTGCGGGTCGATGCGCAGCTTGTAGTCGCGGAACTCGCCGATCTCCTCGTCGGTGAGGAATTCGAGCTTGGTGATGCCGATGCCGTGCTCGCCCGAGATCACGCCGTCCAGCGAGCGCGCCAGCTTCATGATGCGCTCGACCGCCTTGTGCGCGTCCTGCAGCATCGCGTAGTCGTCCGAGTTCACCGGCAGGTTGGTGTGCACGTTGCCGTCGCCCGCGTGCATGTGCAGGGCGACGAACACGCGCGAGCGCAGCACCCGCTTGTGGATCGCGCTGCACTCGTCGAGGATGCACTTGTAGGCCGCGCCGTTGAAGATCTGGCGCAGCGGCGCGCGCAGCTCCTGCTTCCACGACACGCGCACCGTGTGGTCCTGGACCAGGTCGAACAGGGTGGCCTCGGGCTGGCTGCCCAGGCGCAGGTCGAAGAGATTGCGCAGGTGGTCCAGGCCCAGTTCCTCCAGGGCCGGCATCACGTCGCCGAGTTTGGCGTCGAGGTTGGCCAGGATGAAGGCCCAGCGCTTGCCGACCAGCTGCGCCAGGCTCACGGCCTGCTGCGGGCGGTCGCCCAGGATCTCGGCGCGGTCCACCGTGTCGCCGGTGGCGTCGTCGCTTTTCTCGATCGGCAGGTGTTCCTGCGCGAGGTACTCGTGCAGCTGTTCCACCAGCTGCAGCTTGTTCTTGATCGACAGCTCGATGTTGATGCGCTCGATGCCGTCGGTGTATTCGCCCATGCGGTTCAGGGGAATCACCACGTCCTCGTTGATCTTGAAGGCGTTGGTGTGGCGCGCGATGGCGGCGGTGCGGGCGCGGTCGAGCCAGAACTTCTTGCGCGCCTCGGCGCTGACGGCAACAAAACCCTCGCCCACGCGGGTGTTCGCGATGCGCACCACTTCCGAGGCCGCCAGCGCGACCGCGTTCTCGTCGTCGCCGACGATGTCGCCGAACAGCGCCATCTTGGGCAGCACGCCGCGCTTGGACTTGGTGGCGTAGCCGACCGCGCGCAGGTAGCGCTCGTCCAGGTGCTCCAGGCCCGCCAGGCGCAGGGTGGCGAAGGCCGGGTCGCCGTTCTTCGGCAGGCTGTCGAGGTAATCCTTGATCTCGACGATGGACGGGATCGCGTCGCGCGCCTGGCCGAAGAATTCCAGCGCCACGGTGCGCGTGAACTTCGGCATCTTGTGCAGGATCCAGCGGCTCGAGGTGATCAGGCCGTCGGTGCCCTCCTTCTGGATGCCCGGCAGGCCGGCCAGGAACTTGTCGGTGACGTCCTTGCCCAGGCCTTCCTTGCGGAAGCGCCGGCCCTCGATGGTGAGGGTCTCGGTGCGGAAGGGTTCGCCCTTGGGCGCGCCCTTGGCCGACGGGTGGGTCCATTCCAGCTTGAAGGTGGCGGTGGGCGCGTCGTGGATCTTGGACAGGTTGTGGCCGATGCGGGTCACTTCCAGCCAGTCGCCGTTCGGGTCGACCATGCGCCAGGAAGCCAGGTTGTCGAGCGCGGTGCCCCACAGCACGGCCTTCTTGCCGCCCGCGTTCATCGCGATGTTGCCGCCGATGCAGGAGGCGTGGGCCGAGGTCGGGTCGACCGCGAACACGAAGCCGGCCTTCTCGGCCGCCTGCGAGACGCGCTGGGTGACCACGCCGGCGCCGGTGTGGATGGTCGCGTACTCGCGGTCCACGCCCGGCAGGCGCAGCATCTCGACCTCGCCCATCTGGATCAGTTTTTCGGTGTTGATCACGGCCGACATCGGCGTCAGCGGGATCGCGCCGCCGGTGTAGCCGGTGCCGCCGCCGCGCGGGATGATGGTCAGGCCCAGTTCGATGCAGCCCTTGACCAGGCCGGCCATCTCGTCCTCGCTGTCGGGCAGCAGGACCAGGAAGGGATACTCGACGCGCCAGTCGGTGGCGTCGGTGACGTGCGAGACGCGATGCATGCCGTCGAAGCGGATGTTGCGCTTGTCGGTGTAGGCGCCCAGCACCTGGCGCGCGCGGCGGCGCAGGTCGTACATGTCGCTGAACTCGCGGCCGAAGTCGTCGACCGCCTTGCGCGCGGCCGCCAGCAGCTGCTCGACCGCGGCGCTGCGCGCGGCCGCCACCTCGGGCGCGGCGCCGTCCTCGGCGTCGACCGTCACGCGGCGCTTGTCGATCTCGGCCAGGCGGTGGTGCAGCGCCTCGATCAGCTTGGCGCGCCGTTTCGGGTTGTCCAGCAGGTCGTCCTGCAGATAGGGGTTGCGGCGCACCACCCAGATGTCGCCCAGCACCTCGTACAGCATGCGCGCCGAGCGCCCGGTCTGGCGCGCGCCGCGCAGCTCGTCCAGCAGCCGCCACGACGACTCACCCAGCAGGCGGATCACGATTTCGCGATCGGAGAACGAGGTGTAGTTGTACGGGATCTCGCGCAGGCGCGCGGGGGCGTTGTCGGCTAACAGGGTATGGATGTGTGCGGGGGCGTTCATGGGATTCGAATCGACGTCGGACGGGCCCGAAGGATGTCCATTCTAGCT
Protein-coding regions in this window:
- a CDS encoding DUF3683 domain-containing protein; amino-acid sequence: MNAPAHIHTLLADNAPARLREIPYNYTSFSDREIVIRLLGESSWRLLDELRGARQTGRSARMLYEVLGDIWVVRRNPYLQDDLLDNPKRRAKLIEALHHRLAEIDKRRVTVDAEDGAAPEVAAARSAAVEQLLAAARKAVDDFGREFSDMYDLRRRARQVLGAYTDKRNIRFDGMHRVSHVTDATDWRVEYPFLVLLPDSEDEMAGLVKGCIELGLTIIPRGGGTGYTGGAIPLTPMSAVINTEKLIQMGEVEMLRLPGVDREYATIHTGAGVVTQRVSQAAEKAGFVFAVDPTSAHASCIGGNIAMNAGGKKAVLWGTALDNLASWRMVDPNGDWLEVTRIGHNLSKIHDAPTATFKLEWTHPSAKGAPKGEPFRTETLTIEGRRFRKEGLGKDVTDKFLAGLPGIQKEGTDGLITSSRWILHKMPKFTRTVALEFFGQARDAIPSIVEIKDYLDSLPKNGDPAFATLRLAGLEHLDERYLRAVGYATKSKRGVLPKMALFGDIVGDDENAVALAASEVVRIANTRVGEGFVAVSAEARKKFWLDRARTAAIARHTNAFKINEDVVIPLNRMGEYTDGIERINIELSIKNKLQLVEQLHEYLAQEHLPIEKSDDATGDTVDRAEILGDRPQQAVSLAQLVGKRWAFILANLDAKLGDVMPALEELGLDHLRNLFDLRLGSQPEATLFDLVQDHTVRVSWKQELRAPLRQIFNGAAYKCILDECSAIHKRVLRSRVFVALHMHAGDGNVHTNLPVNSDDYAMLQDAHKAVERIMKLARSLDGVISGEHGIGITKLEFLTDEEIGEFRDYKLRIDPQGRFNKGKLLNLEGAHADLRNAYTPSFGLMGHESLIMQQSDIGEIANSIKDCLRCGKCKPVCTTHVPQANLLYSPRDKILATSALIEAFLYEEQTRRGVSIRHWEEFEDVSDHCTVCHKCVTPCPVNIDFGDVSMNMRNLLRKMDKRSFKPANRAAMFFLNATDPTTINATRKAMVDLGYKAQRLGASVLKAVSKEQTKAPPPTTGKAPIREQVIHFVNKKMPGNLPKKTARALLDIEDDKVIPIIRNPRKTTADTEAVFYFPGCGSERLFSQVGLATQAMLWEVGVQTVLPPGYLCCGYPQRGAGQYDMADKMMTDNRVLFHRMANTLNYLDIKTVLVSCGTCYDQLATYEFEKIFPGCRIMDIHEYLLEKGVKLEGVNGTRYMYHDPCHTPMKMQDSIKTVNALVSTVDKVAIEKNDRCCGESGTFAVSRPDIATQVRFRKEAEMEKGADKLRADGFKGEVKILTSCPSCLQGLSRYNEDSGTTADYIVVEIAKHLLGENWLPDYVARANNGGIERVLV